The following proteins come from a genomic window of Helicobacter canadensis MIT 98-5491:
- a CDS encoding 2-oxoglutarate ferredoxin oxidoreductase subunit beta, giving the protein MAFNYDEYLRVDKMPTLWCWGCGDGVILKAIVRAIDKLGWNMDDVCLVSGIGCSGRISSYVNCNTVHTTHGRTLAYATGIKLANPTKKVIVVGGDGDGLAIGGNHTIHACRRNIDINYVLINNFIYGLTNSQTSPTTPKGMWTVTAQYGNIDPNFDACSLASAAGASFVARESVLDPKKIEKVLVEGFQHEGFSFFDIFSNCHVNLGRKNKMGEAVDTLKWIESMIVSKKKYDELSEEERSGKFATGILLHDTNKVEYCKAYKQVQEKAQAKKGGAK; this is encoded by the coding sequence ATGGCATTTAATTATGATGAATATTTGCGTGTAGATAAAATGCCGACACTATGGTGTTGGGGATGTGGAGATGGTGTAATTTTAAAAGCGATTGTTAGAGCCATTGATAAATTGGGTTGGAATATGGATGATGTGTGCTTAGTTAGTGGGATTGGCTGTAGTGGGCGTATTTCTTCCTATGTGAATTGCAACACAGTTCATACTACTCATGGTAGAACCCTTGCATATGCTACTGGTATTAAACTTGCAAATCCGACTAAAAAAGTAATTGTAGTTGGTGGCGATGGTGATGGTTTGGCAATTGGTGGGAATCATACTATTCATGCTTGTAGAAGAAATATTGATATCAATTATGTTCTAATTAATAATTTTATTTATGGATTGACTAATTCGCAAACTTCACCTACTACTCCAAAAGGGATGTGGACAGTTACTGCACAATATGGAAACATTGATCCGAATTTTGATGCATGTAGCTTAGCAAGTGCAGCTGGTGCAAGTTTTGTGGCTAGAGAATCAGTATTGGATCCTAAGAAAATTGAAAAAGTTCTAGTAGAAGGATTTCAACATGAGGGGTTTAGCTTTTTTGATATTTTTAGTAATTGTCATGTTAATCTTGGTAGAAAAAATAAAATGGGTGAAGCGGTTGATACGCTTAAATGGATTGAGAGCATGATTGTTTCTAAGAAAAAATATGACGAATTGAGTGAGGAAGAAAGATCTGGAAAATTTGCGACTGGAATTTTACTACACGATACAAATAAAGTAGAATATTGCAAAGCTTACAAACAAGTGCAGGAAAAAGCTCAAGCCAAAAAAGGAGGTGCTAAATGA
- a CDS encoding 4Fe-4S binding protein → MHIERLPFGNLLLDKADINYEQKMEILNQAQEILEDFRLDSSKNLDISNQLAIFYDGEDGIPASVLGFEKQASQEFEVSLFEISSINRVNGYLGNFQAELENGEICRFSQAVMFVYDENLLRFNGFFSVADFDNPHSLMNALKQNLGEYSYKEIISYKDDFCQYHHRREKHCTKCVDACPTFGVGANDNLMELVFSPVDCIACGACVGVCPTSSLEYEELPKEGLEEIVELYQGHKVFLCNMAHYEELANQGILLDFNLTPLILPTLKILNENDLLMLLQTTQNEVIVFGESSEAIRFVNNITQQIYQRECIVVIDSPEKIHTYAKELQTFETYLYKNRYSRSHRESFAQRIQYMIKDHNFGIAKSVAPVFYGDLKIDADKCTLCLSCVGACNVNAIFAKSDDFSLRFNPSLCTTCGYCVDSCPEKIMEVSREGMRLESSYFKSRELAKDTPFLCVECGKPFSTKKSIEKIKTMLSASFSSDPKKLRTIECCADCKVKVMFQDQVAQHFAEK, encoded by the coding sequence ATGCATATTGAAAGATTACCTTTTGGAAATTTGCTTTTGGATAAAGCAGATATTAATTATGAACAAAAAATGGAGATTCTCAATCAAGCACAAGAAATTTTAGAAGATTTCAGATTGGATTCTAGCAAAAATTTAGACATTAGTAATCAACTTGCTATTTTTTATGATGGAGAAGATGGGATTCCAGCATCGGTTTTAGGCTTTGAAAAACAAGCAAGTCAAGAGTTTGAAGTTTCTTTATTTGAGATTAGTAGCATCAATAGAGTTAATGGGTATTTAGGAAATTTTCAAGCCGAATTGGAAAATGGAGAGATATGCCGCTTTTCTCAAGCAGTTATGTTTGTCTATGATGAGAATCTTTTGCGTTTCAATGGCTTTTTTAGTGTTGCTGATTTTGACAATCCCCATTCGTTAATGAATGCTTTAAAACAGAATCTAGGAGAATATTCTTATAAGGAAATCATTAGCTATAAAGATGATTTTTGTCAGTATCATCACAGACGAGAAAAGCATTGCACGAAATGCGTTGATGCGTGTCCTACTTTTGGCGTGGGGGCTAATGATAACTTAATGGAGCTTGTGTTTTCTCCGGTGGATTGTATTGCTTGTGGGGCTTGTGTGGGGGTATGCCCTACAAGTTCTTTAGAATATGAAGAATTACCTAAAGAAGGCTTAGAAGAGATTGTAGAATTATATCAAGGGCATAAAGTTTTTTTATGCAATATGGCACATTACGAAGAATTAGCTAATCAAGGAATCTTATTAGATTTTAATCTTACTCCGCTTATTTTACCTACTTTGAAAATTTTAAATGAAAACGATTTGTTAATGTTGCTCCAGACTACTCAAAATGAAGTGATAGTCTTTGGAGAAAGCAGTGAAGCAATCCGCTTTGTTAATAATATTACACAACAAATTTATCAAAGAGAATGTATTGTTGTGATTGATTCTCCAGAAAAAATTCATACCTACGCTAAAGAATTACAAACATTTGAAACATATTTATACAAAAATCGTTATTCAAGATCGCATCGTGAATCGTTTGCTCAAAGAATCCAATATATGATAAAAGACCATAATTTTGGGATTGCCAAGAGTGTTGCACCAGTATTTTATGGGGATTTGAAAATAGATGCTGATAAATGCACTTTGTGTTTATCTTGCGTTGGAGCTTGTAATGTAAATGCTATTTTTGCTAAGAGTGATGATTTTTCTTTACGATTTAATCCATCGCTTTGCACTACTTGTGGGTATTGCGTAGATTCTTGTCCTGAGAAAATTATGGAAGTAAGTCGTGAGGGAATGAGATTAGAATCTAGTTATTTTAAAAGTAGGGAACTCGCTAAAGATACACCATTTTTATGCGTAGAATGTGGGAAGCCTTTTTCTACAAAGAAATCCATTGAAAAAATCAAAACAATGCTTAGTGCTTCTTTTAGCTCTGATCCTAAGAAATTGCGAACCATTGAATGTTGTGCAGATTGCAAAGTGAAAGTTATGTTTCAAGATCAAGTAGCACAACATTTTGCTGAAAAATAG
- a CDS encoding 2-oxoacid:acceptor oxidoreductase family protein — protein sequence MRKQLRFTGVGGQGVLLAGEILAEAQIRNGGYGVKAATYTSQVRGGPTKVDILLDNEEILYPYANDGEVEFMLSTAQISYDQFKGGLKEGATIVIEPNLVTPSDEDKKKYKIYPIPIITIAKEEVGNVVTQSVVALAITITLTKCVDRDLVYETMISKVPAKVVELNKKAFELGEKYAKEAVEKGSL from the coding sequence ATGAGAAAGCAACTTCGTTTTACAGGTGTAGGTGGGCAAGGTGTATTGCTTGCAGGAGAGATTCTAGCAGAAGCACAAATTCGCAATGGTGGTTATGGGGTTAAGGCAGCAACTTATACTTCTCAAGTGCGTGGGGGACCAACAAAAGTAGATATTTTGTTAGATAATGAGGAGATTTTGTATCCTTATGCTAATGATGGAGAAGTGGAGTTTATGCTCTCAACAGCTCAAATAAGCTATGATCAATTTAAAGGTGGCTTGAAGGAGGGGGCAACTATTGTGATAGAGCCAAATCTTGTAACTCCAAGCGATGAAGATAAGAAAAAGTATAAGATTTATCCTATTCCTATTATTACAATTGCTAAAGAGGAAGTTGGGAATGTTGTTACACAATCTGTAGTAGCATTAGCAATCACTATTACATTGACAAAATGCGTAGATAGGGATTTGGTTTATGAGACAATGATTAGCAAAGTTCCAGCAAAAGTGGTGGAACTTAATAAAAAAGCTTTCGAATTAGGTGAAAAATATGCTAAAGAAGCTGTAGAAAAGGGCTCTTTGTAA
- a CDS encoding 2-oxoglutarate synthase subunit alpha, with protein MSREFISNGNELVAHAAIDAGCRFFGGYPITPSSEIAHEMSVFLPRENGAFIQMEDEIGGISVALGASMSGTKAMTATSGPGISLKSEQIGYGFMAEIPLVVVDVMRGGPSTGLPTRVAQGDVAQAAHPTHGDFQSIALCPGSLEEAYTETIRAFNLAEKFMTPVFLLLDETLGHMHGKAIVPDLAEVQKTIINRRVFNGDKNDYKPYNVSQDEPAILNPFFQGYRYHITGLHHGPTGFPTEDATLSQNLIDRLFNKILSKRDEIVTYEEYCLEDAEILLIAYGSTARSAKEAIDRLRKEGVKVGLFRPITLWPSPRKELEKLGKRFDKILVAELNKGQYVVEVEHSMKKEVQLLAKANGRPLSPIEIANKIKEL; from the coding sequence GTGAGTAGAGAATTTATTTCAAATGGAAATGAATTGGTTGCCCATGCAGCAATTGATGCAGGTTGTAGGTTTTTTGGTGGTTATCCTATTACGCCTTCAAGTGAAATAGCACATGAAATGAGTGTTTTTTTACCAAGAGAAAATGGGGCATTTATTCAAATGGAAGATGAAATTGGGGGAATCTCTGTAGCGCTTGGAGCATCTATGAGCGGCACAAAAGCAATGACTGCAACTTCTGGACCAGGTATTTCATTGAAATCAGAGCAAATTGGATATGGTTTTATGGCAGAAATTCCTTTGGTTGTTGTTGATGTTATGCGTGGAGGTCCCTCTACTGGATTGCCTACACGCGTTGCACAAGGAGATGTTGCACAAGCGGCTCATCCTACTCATGGCGATTTTCAATCTATTGCCCTTTGCCCAGGTAGCTTAGAAGAAGCTTATACAGAAACAATTCGAGCTTTCAATTTGGCAGAAAAATTTATGACCCCGGTATTTTTATTATTAGATGAAACTTTGGGTCATATGCATGGTAAAGCGATTGTTCCTGATTTAGCTGAAGTGCAAAAAACTATTATAAATCGTAGAGTTTTTAATGGCGATAAGAATGATTATAAGCCTTATAATGTTTCACAAGATGAACCAGCTATTTTGAATCCATTTTTTCAAGGATATCGATATCATATTACTGGACTTCATCATGGTCCAACAGGATTCCCAACAGAAGATGCAACACTTTCTCAAAATCTCATTGATAGGCTGTTTAATAAAATTCTAAGCAAAAGAGATGAAATTGTAACTTATGAAGAATATTGCTTGGAAGATGCTGAGATTTTATTGATTGCATATGGTTCAACTGCAAGAAGTGCAAAAGAAGCTATTGATAGACTAAGAAAAGAAGGTGTTAAAGTTGGATTATTCCGTCCTATTACCTTATGGCCTTCACCTAGAAAAGAATTAGAAAAGTTAGGTAAGCGATTTGATAAGATTTTGGTTGCAGAGCTTAATAAAGGGCAGTATGTTGTTGAAGTTGAGCATTCAATGAAAAAAGAAGTGCAACTTTTAGCCAAAGCAAATGGGCGACCGCTTTCACCAATTGAAATTGCAAATAAAATAAAGGAGTTGTAA
- a CDS encoding malate dehydrogenase, whose translation MERVKRVGIIGAGNVGSTLAYILSATTPYQIVLRDKDKDRARGMLLDMFQASCVGEKFAKLDVIASPKDLGGCDVIVVAAGSPRLPGMSRNDLLFANAKVIGEIAKDIKENSPEAIVILVTNPLDAMVYTMLRETGFNPRQILGMAGILDSARMASFIYEKLQCAPGQIVAPVMGGHGDDMVPLPRFCMVNGVPLNELLEESQIEEVVQRTRNAGAEIVSCLKKGSAYFAPARATAEMVCAIMSDSHKILPCSVLLQGEYGYHDVVGGVPVELGIHGIERVVELKLLPEEKQQFDKSIQSVQGLIDALKTDYFNS comes from the coding sequence ATGGAAAGAGTAAAAAGAGTAGGAATTATCGGAGCTGGAAATGTAGGTTCAACTTTGGCTTATATTTTATCAGCTACAACGCCCTATCAAATTGTTTTGCGTGATAAAGATAAAGATAGGGCAAGAGGTATGTTGTTAGATATGTTTCAAGCTTCTTGCGTAGGAGAAAAATTTGCAAAATTAGATGTGATTGCTTCTCCTAAGGATTTGGGTGGTTGTGATGTGATTGTTGTGGCTGCAGGTTCTCCTAGATTACCGGGAATGAGTAGAAATGATTTATTATTTGCCAATGCAAAAGTCATTGGTGAGATTGCAAAAGATATTAAAGAAAATTCACCTGAAGCTATTGTAATATTAGTAACAAATCCACTTGATGCTATGGTTTATACTATGTTGAGAGAAACGGGATTTAATCCAAGGCAGATTCTAGGAATGGCAGGAATCTTAGATAGTGCAAGAATGGCTAGTTTTATTTATGAAAAATTACAATGTGCTCCAGGGCAGATTGTAGCACCTGTGATGGGTGGTCATGGTGATGATATGGTGCCATTGCCTCGTTTTTGTATGGTAAATGGAGTTCCTTTAAATGAGCTTTTAGAAGAAAGTCAAATTGAGGAAGTAGTTCAACGCACAAGAAATGCTGGAGCAGAGATTGTATCTTGTCTTAAAAAGGGATCAGCTTATTTTGCACCTGCTAGAGCAACGGCAGAAATGGTTTGTGCTATTATGAGCGATAGTCATAAGATTTTACCTTGCTCTGTTTTGTTGCAAGGTGAATATGGATATCACGATGTGGTTGGAGGAGTTCCAGTGGAACTTGGAATTCATGGAATTGAAAGGGTAGTAGAGTTAAAATTATTACCAGAAGAAAAACAACAATTTGATAAATCAATTCAATCTGTCCAAGGTTTGATTGATGCACTCAAAACAGATTATTTTAATTCCTAA
- a CDS encoding AsmA-like C-terminal domain-containing protein, whose protein sequence is MLYTFLYNGIKIQQLKIAGVEIEEFYLRLDKKLILEIQTLNLSHLQTSKSTSNDIKQQIQYVKNIHLLLQYFQKIEIRNIIFNNYQANLSYDGKHFLVNLPQIYAKLNMAQKASQITIDFEDIYLKEYGIYYRGSSQYNLIKQTFNSNGKLNFLNRQSYKILASLDLNLKGDFKKVIINGSSDTFKNINFLLPLLPPFKNQLLKEWIFNNYQITSAQIKEFSLTLPLDSKNLIKDSLDSLYVVGEIRDAKVTFQKGLSPILSPNVKLIFQNNTLEFHPNQPTYEHINLQGSQVAITNIFQIPTLEIFIQTRSTLDDTISNLLKSYHISLPIKAPKTQIDANLALKFNLKNDTIVYNKGIFKAQDAQILFNALEFDSKNLLVNMENHLIEISTQNTSYKDLLLADFNFILDTNNKTINGDLLAHSLILDHNSPEILTIQNQLLPFEVNFSNVSQISFDFPTINLEGNLQENSSFKIKNLSSLLPFSKILQDYQISNGEIQITTKDFKEFLGDFLLYSNQQILHDKNHKPIESMQLNFHYTPNEISLSSNDSTFKFHKNNETRQLELTNLIIALDNIQTNTNSNVNSPLLIIGKNSPLEFKNHTILSDSFSFSFVNDELKATLKHKNGQAQIYKKGDYITLDAKEFGDTFVNALANKNIVTQGRFSINANTNPKGALIGKLGILNTNINQLSILQNLMAFIDTIPSLLTFKTPGFNNQGYYLEEGNIIFGYNQDFLAIENLDFKGSSIDIQGKGIISLKNQNIDFYAQLITAKSLSGIINKIPLVNYILLGKEGKISTGFSITGDLKNPTITTKTAQDILLSPFNILKRVITSPFEIFN, encoded by the coding sequence TTGCTCTATACCTTTCTTTATAACGGAATCAAAATCCAACAATTAAAGATTGCTGGGGTTGAAATTGAAGAATTTTATCTAAGATTAGATAAAAAACTCATTTTAGAAATACAAACTTTAAATCTATCACACCTTCAAACTTCAAAATCTACTTCAAATGACATTAAACAACAAATTCAATATGTCAAAAACATTCATTTACTTTTACAATATTTTCAAAAAATTGAAATTAGAAATATTATCTTCAATAATTACCAAGCCAATTTATCCTATGATGGCAAACATTTTCTTGTTAATCTTCCGCAAATCTATGCCAAATTAAATATGGCCCAAAAAGCTTCTCAAATCACAATAGATTTTGAGGATATTTATTTAAAAGAATATGGGATTTACTACCGCGGTAGCAGTCAATATAATCTCATCAAACAAACTTTCAATTCTAATGGGAAGCTAAATTTTTTAAACCGACAATCTTATAAAATTCTTGCAAGCCTTGATTTAAACCTTAAAGGAGATTTTAAAAAAGTCATTATTAATGGCTCTAGCGATACTTTTAAAAATATTAATTTCTTACTACCATTATTACCACCTTTTAAAAATCAACTCCTTAAAGAATGGATTTTTAACAACTACCAAATTACTTCGGCACAAATCAAAGAATTTTCTCTCACACTTCCATTGGATTCCAAAAATCTCATCAAGGATTCCTTAGATTCCCTTTATGTTGTAGGAGAGATTCGAGACGCTAAAGTAACCTTTCAAAAAGGATTATCCCCCATTCTCTCTCCCAATGTCAAACTCATTTTTCAAAACAACACACTAGAATTTCATCCCAATCAACCAACTTATGAACACATAAATTTACAAGGTAGTCAAGTCGCTATCACTAACATTTTTCAAATTCCTACACTAGAAATTTTTATCCAGACTAGATCTACTTTGGATGACACTATTTCTAATCTCTTAAAATCTTACCACATCTCGCTCCCCATAAAAGCCCCAAAAACACAAATTGATGCAAATTTAGCCCTAAAATTCAATCTCAAAAATGATACTATTGTTTATAATAAAGGCATCTTTAAAGCTCAAGATGCTCAAATACTTTTCAATGCATTAGAGTTTGATTCTAAAAATTTACTTGTCAATATGGAAAATCATCTTATTGAGATTTCCACACAAAATACATCCTACAAAGATCTTTTACTTGCAGACTTCAATTTTATTCTTGATACAAATAATAAAACTATCAATGGAGATCTACTTGCACATTCTCTTATATTGGATCATAATTCTCCTGAAATTCTTACAATTCAAAATCAATTGCTTCCTTTTGAAGTAAATTTTAGCAATGTTTCACAAATCTCTTTTGATTTCCCCACCATCAATCTTGAAGGAAACTTGCAAGAAAATTCATCATTCAAGATTAAAAATCTCTCTTCTTTGCTTCCCTTCTCCAAAATTCTTCAAGATTATCAAATTTCAAATGGGGAGATTCAAATTACGACTAAAGATTTTAAAGAGTTTTTAGGAGATTTTCTTCTTTATAGTAACCAGCAGATTCTACACGATAAAAATCACAAACCCATAGAATCTATGCAGCTAAATTTTCATTATACACCCAATGAAATATCTCTAAGCAGCAATGATTCAACCTTTAAATTCCACAAAAACAACGAAACACGCCAACTTGAATTAACCAATCTTATCATTGCGTTAGATAATATTCAAACCAACACCAATTCTAATGTCAATTCGCCACTTCTAATTATTGGAAAAAATAGCCCCTTAGAATTCAAAAACCATACAATTCTTAGTGATTCCTTTTCGTTCTCTTTTGTAAATGATGAACTCAAAGCCACACTTAAACACAAAAATGGACAAGCTCAAATCTATAAAAAAGGAGATTATATCACTCTTGATGCCAAAGAATTTGGTGATACCTTTGTGAATGCTTTAGCCAATAAAAATATTGTTACGCAAGGCAGATTTTCTATTAATGCCAACACCAATCCAAAAGGTGCTTTAATCGGAAAGCTTGGAATTCTTAATACCAATATTAATCAACTAAGTATTCTACAAAATCTTATGGCTTTTATTGATACAATCCCTTCCTTGCTTACCTTTAAGACTCCAGGATTCAATAATCAAGGTTATTATCTTGAAGAAGGCAATATTATTTTTGGTTACAATCAAGATTTTTTGGCAATTGAAAATTTAGATTTTAAAGGTTCATCCATTGATATTCAAGGTAAGGGAATTATTTCATTAAAAAATCAAAACATTGATTTTTACGCCCAACTCATTACTGCAAAATCCCTTAGCGGAATCATCAATAAAATTCCTCTAGTCAATTATATTTTACTAGGCAAGGAAGGGAAAATATCAACAGGTTTTTCAATTACGGGCGATCTTAAAAATCCAACTATCACAACCAAAACTGCTCAAGATATTCTCCTCTCTCCTTTTAACATTTTAAAACGCGTCATCACCTCTCCATTTGAAATTTTTAATTAA
- the mltG gene encoding endolytic transglycosylase MltG — MNAPNIKVKKKVIFSNLVDAFFIVVIVLCFYLQLPINSSRIVYIPQGGTNEIIAYLDQNNFDVNPFDGYMLHFFGYLQSGWLDIGKTKLSKGDFLYGLMNSKAALEDITLIPGETLYFFIEGIAKQLNLDPKKLELFYKQYAPYEEGVILANTYKIPKGISEKHLMYYLVNTSLKEHKKWAIKFLGEYDQKQWFRYVTIASIIQKESANVEEMPLVAAVIHNRLKLKMRLQMDGALNYGRFSHTKVTPEMIRNDTTSYNTYRYNGIPNAPVGSVSFKAIQAAIFPANVDYLYFVRNKNGTHSFSKTYKEHLNNFSQ, encoded by the coding sequence ATGAATGCTCCTAATATAAAAGTTAAGAAGAAGGTAATTTTTAGTAATCTAGTTGATGCTTTTTTCATTGTAGTGATAGTCTTATGTTTTTATTTGCAACTCCCTATTAATTCAAGCAGAATCGTTTATATTCCGCAGGGTGGGACAAATGAAATTATAGCATATTTAGATCAAAATAATTTCGATGTTAATCCATTTGATGGATATATGCTACATTTTTTTGGTTATTTACAAAGTGGTTGGCTTGACATTGGCAAGACAAAACTCTCAAAAGGAGATTTTTTGTATGGTTTAATGAATTCAAAGGCAGCATTAGAAGATATTACTTTGATTCCAGGTGAAACTTTATATTTTTTTATTGAGGGGATTGCAAAACAACTTAATCTTGATCCTAAAAAATTAGAATTATTTTACAAGCAATATGCTCCTTATGAAGAGGGAGTAATTTTGGCTAATACCTATAAAATCCCCAAAGGTATTAGCGAAAAACATTTAATGTATTATTTGGTTAATACTTCACTTAAAGAGCATAAAAAATGGGCAATAAAGTTTTTAGGCGAGTATGATCAAAAGCAATGGTTTAGGTATGTAACCATTGCTTCTATTATCCAAAAAGAATCGGCTAATGTAGAAGAAATGCCCTTGGTTGCAGCAGTGATTCATAATCGATTGAAGTTAAAAATGCGTTTGCAAATGGATGGTGCATTGAATTATGGTAGATTTTCTCATACCAAAGTTACCCCTGAAATGATACGAAATGATACAACTTCTTATAATACCTATCGCTATAATGGAATACCAAATGCTCCAGTTGGAAGTGTTAGCTTTAAGGCGATACAAGCGGCAATTTTTCCTGCTAATGTCGATTATTTGTATTTTGTGAGAAATAAAAATGGAACGCACTCTTTCTCAAAAACTTACAAGGAACATTTAAATAATTTCTCACAATAG
- a CDS encoding 4Fe-4S binding protein → MGLLKAPENTPVWVNESRCKACDLCVSVCPSGTLAMRLDEHKVLGKMVEVISPENCIGCCECELHCPDFAIAVADRKEFKFAKLTDESRQRAEAIKANGFMAL, encoded by the coding sequence ATGGGATTATTAAAAGCACCCGAAAATACACCAGTTTGGGTTAATGAGAGTCGCTGTAAAGCTTGTGATTTATGTGTAAGTGTTTGCCCTAGTGGCACACTTGCTATGCGTTTGGATGAACATAAAGTTTTAGGTAAAATGGTAGAAGTTATTAGCCCAGAAAATTGTATTGGTTGTTGTGAATGTGAGTTGCATTGTCCTGATTTCGCGATTGCAGTTGCTGATAGAAAAGAATTTAAATTTGCAAAATTAACAGATGAATCAAGACAAAGAGCTGAAGCAATTAAAGCAAATGGCTTTATGGCATTATAA